The following proteins are co-located in the Flammeovirga kamogawensis genome:
- a CDS encoding M20 family peptidase, whose protein sequence is MKRLIGIILGTLVIASIYIFSNLALFSSKQSKVEIIPKAHVNKDAAKHLSEAIKIKTISYDDPAALDSASFFQFLAFLKETYPNSFKTTTHHLFGRFTMLIEWKGSNPSLKPIILMSHYDVVPVPEENKFEWKEDPFGGVIKDGLIWGRGAIDDKVGVIGICEAVENLIISGFKPERTIYLSFGHDEEVMGVNGASQVAHYLKQKGVEAEFVLDEGGYITQGLVPGMSQDVALIGTTEKGYLTLELSTKIEGGHASMPKPETAIDVISKAITNIKKNPFPSYISPPLRNFIDYVGPEMPLGFEIVFSNADLLEPVLMSVYEKSPSSNALVRTTVAPTIIQGGAKNNVLPTHAKAVLNIRILPGESIDYVYEYIKESINDDKVHLRILNKSEAAIVSDVNSPNYITLDKSIKQIFGDIVISPYIMIAASDSRYFTEISSNVYRFCPFHLNKKNLKTFHGTNERIGVEEFNNAIRFYAQLIKNSTK, encoded by the coding sequence ATGAAACGTCTGATTGGTATTATCTTAGGTACTCTTGTTATTGCGAGCATTTATATTTTTAGCAATTTAGCACTGTTTTCATCAAAGCAGTCTAAGGTAGAAATAATACCTAAGGCACATGTAAATAAAGATGCTGCTAAACATTTATCAGAAGCGATTAAGATTAAAACAATTTCTTATGATGATCCAGCTGCGTTAGATTCAGCTTCATTTTTTCAGTTTTTAGCCTTTCTAAAAGAAACTTACCCAAATTCTTTTAAAACAACTACACACCATCTGTTTGGTAGGTTTACAATGCTTATTGAATGGAAAGGAAGTAACCCCAGTTTAAAACCGATCATTTTAATGTCGCATTATGATGTGGTTCCCGTTCCAGAAGAAAATAAATTTGAATGGAAAGAAGATCCTTTTGGAGGTGTAATAAAAGATGGGTTAATATGGGGTAGAGGTGCTATTGATGATAAAGTTGGTGTAATTGGTATTTGCGAAGCAGTAGAAAACCTTATTATATCTGGGTTTAAACCAGAGCGCACTATCTATCTATCTTTTGGTCATGATGAAGAAGTGATGGGAGTAAATGGGGCAAGTCAAGTAGCACATTATTTAAAACAAAAAGGAGTAGAAGCTGAGTTTGTTTTAGATGAAGGTGGATATATAACGCAAGGGTTAGTACCTGGAATGTCGCAAGATGTTGCTTTAATTGGTACTACAGAAAAAGGATATTTAACGTTAGAACTATCAACAAAAATAGAAGGAGGTCATGCTTCTATGCCAAAGCCAGAAACAGCAATTGACGTAATTAGTAAAGCGATTACAAATATTAAAAAAAATCCATTTCCATCTTATATCTCCCCTCCACTAAGAAACTTTATTGATTATGTTGGCCCAGAAATGCCGTTAGGTTTTGAGATTGTGTTTTCTAATGCAGACTTATTAGAACCTGTTTTGATGAGTGTTTATGAAAAATCGCCCTCATCAAATGCTTTGGTACGTACTACTGTTGCACCAACCATCATTCAAGGTGGAGCAAAGAATAATGTATTACCAACTCATGCAAAAGCAGTTTTAAATATTAGAATACTTCCTGGAGAAAGTATTGATTATGTATATGAGTATATCAAAGAATCTATAAACGATGATAAGGTACATTTACGTATTTTGAATAAATCAGAAGCAGCAATAGTTTCTGATGTAAATTCTCCTAATTACATCACTTTAGATAAATCAATCAAACAAATTTTTGGAGATATTGTTATATCACCATATATCATGATTGCCGCATCAGACTCTCGATATTTTACAGAGATTTCATCAAATGTATATCGTTTTTGCCCTTTTCATTTAAATAAAAAGAATTTAAAAACGTTTCATGGAACGAATGAAAGAATAGGTGTAGAAGAGTTTAATAATGCGATAAGATTTTACGCTCAATTGATTAAGAATTCAACTAAATAA